The Planococcus versutus genome contains a region encoding:
- a CDS encoding pyrimidine-nucleoside phosphorylase, giving the protein MRMVDLIEKKRDGHELTTEEINFAITNYTNGDIADYQMSAFLMAIYFQNMTERERADLTLAMAESGDQIDLSAIDGIKVDKHSTGGVGDTTTLVLGPLVAACGVPVAKMSGRGLGHTGGTIDKLEAIDGFHVELSTEKFIKQVNDHKLAVIGQSGNLTPADKKLYALRDVTGTVNSIPLIASSIMSKKIAAGADAIVLDVKTGEGAFMKTPEDAKELAHAMVGIGNATGRKTMAIISDMSQPLGFAIGNALEVKEAIETLQGKGPEDLTELCMVLGSQMVVVGGKAETLEEARTMLEKVIENGQALEVFKQFIADQGGNPDVVDDVTLLPQAKFVTEVLSKEEGYVSFLEADEIGTAAMVLGAGRATKESIIDLAVGIVLHKKVGDFVKADESIATIYSNTEDLAECSKMIYNSIEYTSKPVEKIKLISALIID; this is encoded by the coding sequence ATGAGAATGGTAGATTTGATTGAAAAGAAAAGAGATGGGCATGAGTTAACAACAGAAGAAATAAATTTTGCAATCACTAATTATACAAATGGTGATATTGCTGATTATCAAATGAGTGCGTTTTTGATGGCTATTTATTTTCAAAATATGACAGAACGAGAACGCGCAGATTTGACTTTAGCTATGGCTGAATCAGGTGACCAAATCGATTTGTCAGCAATTGATGGTATCAAAGTGGATAAGCATTCTACAGGTGGCGTAGGTGACACAACAACTTTAGTTCTAGGACCGTTGGTTGCGGCTTGTGGTGTCCCTGTTGCAAAAATGAGTGGACGTGGACTGGGGCATACAGGCGGAACTATTGATAAATTAGAAGCAATTGATGGCTTTCATGTTGAACTTTCAACAGAAAAATTTATCAAACAAGTTAATGATCACAAATTAGCAGTAATTGGTCAAAGTGGTAACTTGACACCTGCAGATAAAAAATTGTATGCCTTACGCGATGTAACGGGTACCGTGAACAGCATTCCGTTAATTGCTAGCTCAATTATGAGTAAGAAAATTGCAGCAGGAGCAGATGCTATCGTTTTAGATGTTAAAACAGGTGAAGGCGCATTTATGAAAACCCCAGAAGATGCTAAAGAATTAGCACATGCAATGGTTGGAATTGGCAATGCAACAGGCAGAAAAACAATGGCGATTATTTCAGATATGAGCCAACCGCTCGGATTTGCGATTGGCAACGCATTAGAAGTTAAAGAAGCAATCGAAACTTTACAAGGCAAAGGACCGGAAGACTTAACAGAATTATGCATGGTGCTTGGTAGTCAAATGGTTGTTGTTGGAGGTAAAGCAGAAACGTTAGAAGAAGCGCGGACAATGTTAGAAAAGGTGATTGAAAATGGTCAAGCATTAGAAGTTTTTAAGCAATTCATAGCGGACCAAGGTGGCAATCCAGACGTGGTGGATGACGTCACATTATTGCCACAAGCTAAATTTGTGACAGAAGTCCTTTCTAAAGAAGAAGGCTATGTTTCATTTTTAGAAGCAGATGAAATTGGCACAGCTGCGATGGTGCTGGGTGCTGGTAGAGCGACAAAAGAATCGATTATTGATTTAGCAGTAGGTATTGTTCTTCACAAGAAAGTTGGAGATTTTGTAAAAGCTGATGAGTCGATTGCAACGATTTATTCTAATACAGAAGACCTCGCAGAATGTTCTAAAATGATATATAATAGTATTGAATATACAAGTAAACCGGTGGAAAAAATCAAGCTGATTTCAGCTTTGATCATCGATTAA
- the deoB gene encoding phosphopentomutase, whose amino-acid sequence MTIKSFNRIHLVVLDSVGIGEAPDAKDYGDTGSDTLGHIAETVGGLNMPNMEKLGLANIVPVKGLASTEAPTAFHGKLQEASVGKDTMTGHWEIMGLNNDTPFKVYPDGFPEELIKQLEEKTGRKVLGNKPASGTEILEELGQQHMETGAIIVYTSADPVLQIAAHEEIVPLEELYRICEIARELTLEPEYLVGRVIARPFLGEPGAFKRTSNRHDYALAPFGRTVMNELKDGGKEVIAIGKIDDIYNGEGVTKAIRTKDNMDGMDKLIKVIEGDFHGLSFLNLVDFDALYGHRRNPQGYGEALEAFDVRLLEVMEKMQQDDLLILTADHGNDPTFPGTDHTREYVPLLAYSPRFAKGGELETGTTFADIGATIAENFSVTMPKFGKSFLSRINE is encoded by the coding sequence ATGACAATTAAATCATTTAACCGTATTCATTTAGTAGTATTAGATTCAGTAGGAATTGGTGAAGCTCCCGATGCTAAAGATTATGGAGATACAGGTTCAGATACACTTGGACATATTGCAGAAACAGTTGGCGGATTAAACATGCCGAATATGGAAAAATTAGGACTTGCAAATATTGTTCCAGTAAAAGGATTGGCAAGCACAGAAGCACCAACTGCTTTTCATGGTAAATTGCAAGAAGCGTCTGTAGGAAAAGATACAATGACAGGTCATTGGGAAATTATGGGTTTAAACAACGATACACCATTTAAAGTTTATCCGGATGGTTTTCCAGAAGAGCTTATTAAGCAACTTGAAGAAAAAACTGGCCGTAAGGTTTTAGGAAACAAACCTGCAAGTGGGACTGAAATATTAGAAGAACTTGGCCAACAACACATGGAGACAGGCGCAATTATCGTGTACACATCCGCAGATCCTGTTTTACAAATCGCAGCGCACGAAGAAATAGTTCCGTTAGAAGAGCTGTATCGCATCTGTGAAATCGCTCGTGAATTGACGTTAGAGCCTGAATATTTAGTAGGCCGTGTGATTGCACGTCCATTCCTCGGAGAACCAGGTGCATTCAAGCGTACATCAAACCGTCATGACTATGCTTTAGCACCATTTGGTCGTACTGTAATGAACGAATTAAAAGATGGTGGTAAAGAAGTTATTGCGATTGGCAAAATTGACGATATTTATAACGGTGAAGGCGTGACAAAAGCAATTCGCACGAAAGACAATATGGATGGCATGGACAAACTGATCAAAGTCATTGAAGGAGATTTTCATGGACTAAGCTTCTTAAATTTAGTGGACTTTGATGCACTTTACGGTCATCGTAGAAATCCACAGGGTTATGGCGAGGCGTTAGAAGCATTTGATGTTCGTTTGCTGGAAGTGATGGAAAAAATGCAACAAGATGATTTATTGATTCTGACAGCGGATCACGGCAATGATCCAACATTTCCTGGAACTGATCATACGCGTGAATACGTTCCGCTTTTAGCTTATTCACCGCGTTTTGCTAAGGGTGGAGAGTTAGAAACAGGTACAACATTTGCGGATATCGGTGCGACAATTGCTGAGAATTTTTCAGTAACTATGCCTAAGTTCGGCAAGAGCTTTTTATCTCGTATAAACGAATAG
- the xerD gene encoding site-specific tyrosine recombinase XerD, with translation MNFGKDALDDYVHFLRVERQLADNTLTSYKRDLSVYLHYLKEVEQLESLKKVERVHILNHLRHLKETTKTSRTIARHISSIRSFHQFLIRERIVETDPTVHLEMPQMDKKLPNILSVEEVDVLIKAPATNKANGLRDQAMLELLYASGMRVSECINLDIEDVHLTMGFVRCIGKGGKERIIPLGQSALKSCQTYLEKGRMDLVTSSEKTDALFINQRGKRLTRQGFWKLLKQHAQKAGIQKELTPHTLRHSFATHLLENGADIRAVQEMLGHADISTTQIYTHVSKTRLKDVYSQFHPRA, from the coding sequence ATGAATTTTGGAAAAGATGCACTCGACGATTATGTGCATTTTCTACGTGTTGAAAGACAGCTTGCGGATAATACATTAACTTCTTATAAAAGAGATTTGAGTGTCTATCTCCATTATTTAAAAGAAGTTGAACAATTAGAGTCCTTAAAGAAAGTAGAACGGGTACACATATTAAATCATTTGCGTCATTTAAAAGAGACCACAAAAACATCGCGAACCATTGCACGTCATATCTCATCAATACGATCTTTTCATCAATTTCTTATCCGTGAACGAATTGTTGAGACCGATCCGACTGTCCATTTAGAAATGCCGCAAATGGATAAAAAATTACCCAATATCCTTTCGGTTGAAGAAGTGGATGTACTTATTAAAGCACCGGCCACAAACAAAGCTAATGGACTACGTGACCAAGCGATGCTAGAACTGCTATATGCCAGTGGAATGCGAGTAAGCGAATGCATCAACTTAGATATAGAAGATGTCCATTTAACAATGGGGTTTGTCCGCTGTATAGGGAAAGGTGGAAAAGAACGCATTATTCCATTAGGGCAATCAGCATTAAAATCGTGTCAAACTTACTTAGAAAAAGGACGCATGGATTTAGTAACGAGTAGTGAAAAAACAGATGCTCTATTTATCAACCAACGTGGAAAAAGACTGACGCGACAAGGGTTTTGGAAATTATTGAAACAACATGCTCAAAAAGCGGGTATACAAAAAGAATTGACACCTCATACGCTCCGGCATTCATTTGCAACACATTTACTAGAAAATGGTGCTGATATACGAGCGGTTCAAGAAATGCTTGGGCATGCTGATATTTCGACAACGCAAATATATACTCATGTCAGCAAAACACGATTAAAAGATGTATATTCTCAATTTCATCCACGTGCTTGA
- a CDS encoding Fur family transcriptional regulator produces the protein METRIDRIKKQLHAASYKLTPQREATVRILLDHEEDHLSAEDVYLLVKDIAPEIGLATVYRTLELLTELKIVDKINFGDGVSRYDLRQEGAAHFHHHLVCLECGAVDEIQEDLLEDVENIVEKRWNFQIKDHRLTFHGICWRCNDSSSQNPSE, from the coding sequence ATGGAAACCAGAATTGACCGGATTAAAAAACAACTGCACGCTGCGAGTTATAAATTGACGCCACAGCGTGAAGCAACTGTTCGGATTTTATTGGACCATGAAGAAGACCATTTAAGTGCAGAAGACGTCTATCTTTTAGTAAAAGACATTGCACCGGAAATCGGATTGGCGACTGTATATCGGACATTAGAACTTTTAACAGAATTGAAAATTGTCGACAAAATAAATTTTGGTGATGGTGTGTCGCGTTATGATCTACGTCAAGAGGGAGCAGCTCATTTCCATCATCACCTCGTTTGTCTGGAATGCGGAGCAGTAGATGAAATACAGGAAGATCTTTTGGAAGATGTGGAAAACATAGTAGAGAAACGTTGGAATTTCCAAATTAAAGACCACCGTCTTACATTCCATGGCATCTGCTGGCGCTGCAACGACAGCAGTTCTCAAAATCCATCAGAATAA
- a CDS encoding NUDIX domain-containing protein — protein MKKFEEKTIQSNRLYEGKVINLKIDDVSLPNGGMSKRELIEHPGAVAIIAITPDNKIILVEQYRKALERSLIEIPAGKLEPGEAPETTAMRELEEETGYTAEKLTKIQTFATSPGFADEVVHLFAAEGLSKATNGAVLDADEFVELMEVTLAEAEQMVKDERIYDAKTAFAILWIKHQLSIEN, from the coding sequence ATGAAAAAATTTGAAGAAAAAACAATCCAGTCTAATCGCTTGTATGAAGGAAAAGTCATTAATTTGAAAATTGATGATGTATCGCTTCCAAATGGTGGCATGTCAAAACGCGAACTGATTGAGCATCCAGGAGCGGTTGCCATAATTGCGATTACCCCTGATAACAAAATCATTTTAGTCGAACAATACCGTAAAGCGTTAGAACGCTCGCTTATTGAAATTCCAGCTGGTAAATTAGAACCTGGTGAAGCGCCAGAAACGACAGCAATGCGTGAACTAGAAGAAGAAACAGGATACACAGCAGAAAAACTAACTAAAATCCAAACGTTTGCTACATCCCCTGGATTTGCCGATGAAGTGGTTCATTTATTCGCTGCAGAAGGGTTAAGCAAAGCAACCAATGGTGCCGTCTTAGACGCTGATGAGTTTGTGGAACTTATGGAAGTCACTCTTGCAGAAGCAGAACAAATGGTTAAAGACGAGAGAATTTATGATGCTAAAACAGCATTTGCCATTCTATGGATCAAACATCAATTATCAATTGAGAATTGA
- a CDS encoding aldo/keto reductase — protein MKKILLGTSGMKVSEIGFGCMSLPTDVNEAELIVNTAISQGINYFDTADLYDKGANEEVVGKALQQHRKEVVLATKVGNEWNPETDKIQWNPSKTYIKKQIHASLKRLQTDYIDLYQLHGGTIDDNAEETIEAFDDLKKEGLIRAYGISSIRPNVINRFLKNSDISSIMMQYSLLDRRPEEWLDSIHQAEKSVVTRGSLAKGLLTGEGLERAENMDGYLTYDALELKTTLQKLMSVHDNLHALALQSVLQHQTISSIVVGASSAEQIKSTIDAYETPVSTEQINEAKTITRQAAYQEHRK, from the coding sequence ATGAAGAAAATTTTATTGGGTACGAGCGGTATGAAAGTAAGTGAAATCGGATTTGGTTGTATGTCTTTACCAACTGATGTTAACGAAGCAGAGCTTATTGTCAACACAGCAATTTCACAAGGTATTAATTATTTCGACACAGCAGACTTATATGATAAAGGAGCAAATGAAGAAGTTGTCGGAAAAGCTTTACAACAGCACCGAAAAGAAGTTGTTCTTGCCACTAAAGTAGGAAATGAGTGGAACCCAGAAACAGACAAAATACAATGGAATCCAAGCAAGACTTATATTAAAAAACAAATTCACGCAAGCTTGAAAAGACTGCAAACTGATTATATCGACTTATATCAATTGCATGGCGGCACAATCGACGATAATGCAGAAGAAACGATTGAAGCTTTCGATGATTTGAAAAAAGAAGGATTGATTCGCGCGTATGGAATTTCATCGATTCGCCCAAACGTCATCAATCGTTTTTTGAAAAATAGCGATATCTCTTCTATTATGATGCAATATAGTTTATTGGATCGTCGACCAGAAGAATGGCTAGACTCGATTCACCAAGCGGAGAAATCTGTCGTTACACGTGGTTCACTCGCAAAAGGTTTACTGACAGGTGAAGGTCTCGAACGCGCAGAAAACATGGACGGTTACTTAACTTATGATGCACTTGAACTAAAAACTACGTTACAAAAATTAATGTCAGTCCATGATAATTTGCATGCATTGGCACTGCAAAGTGTCTTACAACATCAAACCATCAGCTCTATTGTAGTAGGTGCCAGTTCTGCAGAGCAGATCAAATCAACTATAGACGCTTATGAAACACCTGTTTCAACTGAACAAATCAACGAAGCCAAAACAATAACCCGACAAGCGGCTTACCAAGAGCACAGAAAATAA